One genomic window of Canis lupus baileyi chromosome 22, mCanLup2.hap1, whole genome shotgun sequence includes the following:
- the NANP gene encoding N-acylneuraminate-9-phosphatase, translated as MVLNRVRAVFFDLDNTLIDTAAASRRGMLEVIKLLQSKYHYKEEAKTICDKVQVKLSKECFHPSSTCITDLRTLHWEEAILETKGGAANRKLAEECYFLWKSTRLQHMILAEDVKAMLTELRKEVRLLLLTNGDRQTQREKIEACACQSYFDAIVIGGEQKEEKPAPSIFYHCCDLLGLQPGDCVMVGDTLETDIQGGLNAGLKATVWINKNGIMPLKSSPMPHYIVSSVLELPAVLQSIDRTVSMST; from the exons ATGGTGCTGAACCGGGTGCGAGCCGTTTTCTTCGACCTGGATAACACCCTCATCGACACGGCCGCGGCAAGCAGAAGAGGCATGCTGGAG gTGATAAAGCTTTTACAATCAAAATACCACTACAAAGAAGAGGCTAAAACCATCTGTGACAAAGTTCAAGTTAAACTCAGCAAGGAATGTTTTCATCCTTCCAGTACATGCATTACTGACCTAAGGACTTTACACTGGGAGGAAGCAATCCTTGAAACGAAGGGTGGTGCAGCCAATAGGAAATTGGCTGAAGAATGTTATTTCCTGTGGAAATCTACACGTTTACAGCATATGATACTAGCAGAAGATGTCAAAGCCATGCTCACTGAACTTCGGAAAGAAGTCCGCCTGCTTTTATTAACAAATGGAGACCGACAGACCCAGAGGGAGAAGATTGAGGCTTGTGCCTGCCAGTCCTATTTTGATGCTATCGTTATAGGTGGagagcagaaagaagagaaaccagCACCTTCCATATTTTATCATTGCTGTGATCTCCTTGGACTACAGCCTGGGGACTGTGTGATGGTTGGTGACACACTAGAAACCGATATACAAGGAGGCCTCAATGCAGGGCTGAAAGCAACAGTctggataaataaaaatggaataatgcCACTGAAGTCTTCCCCCATGCCACATTATATAGTTTCATCTGTGCTAGAGTTACCTGCTGTCTTACAAAGTATAGATCGTACAGTCAGTATGTCAACTTAA